A window from Canis lupus baileyi chromosome 4, mCanLup2.hap1, whole genome shotgun sequence encodes these proteins:
- the PFN3 gene encoding profilin-3: MGDWKGYISAVLRDQRIDDVAIVGHSDNRCVWASRPGGLLAAISPQEVGVLTGPDRRTFLQAGLSIAGRRCCVLRDHLLSEGDGVLDARTKGLDGRAICVGHTPRVLLVLMGRRGAHGGILNKTAHELINGLRTQGT, from the coding sequence ATGGGAGACTGGAAAGGCTATATCAGCGCAGTGCTCCGGGACCAGCGTATTGACGACGTGGCCATCGTGGGCCACTCGGACAATCGCTGCGTGTGGGCATCACGCCCTGGCGGCCTTCTGGCTGCCATATCCCCGCAGGAGGTGGGTGTGCTCACGGGGCCCGACCGCCGCACTTTCCTGCAGGCAGGTCTGAGCATTGCAGGCCGCCGCTGCTGCGTCCTCCGTGACCACTTGCTGTCTGAGGGCGATGGCGTTCTGGACGCACGCACTAAGGGGCTGGATGGGCGCGCCATCTGCGTAGGCCACACCCCGCGCGTGCTCCTTGTGCTTATGGGCCGTCGTGGCGCGCACGGCGGCATCCTCAATAAGACAGCGCATGAACTGATCAACGGGCTCCGCACGCAGGGCACCTAG